The Alkalihalobacillus sp. LMS6 genomic interval GTCGACACGCGATGAGCAAAATGCCAGCTCCGTTTACTCCCTAATTTTATGACAACCTCGCGATCGCAGACAGGACAGAAAAACAACTCTCTTTCTCTTTTTGATACCCAATACTGTTTCGAATAGGCTCTGCTAATGTAAATCGGCTCGTTCGCTCGATTTCGTGCAGTATACACATAATCCCTCCTCGCAGATCTTTCTTTCATACATTCTTGTATTTATCACCAAACTCCTGCAAAAAAAAACAAAAAAAGAACGCCCGCAGACGTTCTTATTAAAACGCTGTCTTCATTACATCTAGTGCATTGTCAACAGCAATTTCTTTTCCGTATTCTTTTAAACGATAAATCGTCAATTCTGACTCATACCCATATTCGAGCATTCGACTTAACAAATTATCTTGTTCATCCTCAGTATAATGATCATTGCTGAAATGGATGTGCAAGAAGTAACGCCCTTCATAGTGGTATAAACTATTTGGCACATGATCAGGCTGAACAGAATGACTCAATGAAATGACATCTTCTAGTTCTCTAAAGCCAATAATAATTTCAAGCTGATCATACTGAGAATCCACTTGTTTATTTATCTCATCAAGATCGACGTCTTTGTCTTCCAAGTCGTCTTCTTTAACTGGAATTTCAAGCTTCATATTCCCATCAGAAATTTGGCCACGCGTCACGAGAATTTCTAAGCCTTTGTCGTGTGCATGAACTTGAATCCACAATGGACCGTCAAGTTCAAAATCATCACGATCGCTTGCTTCATTCATCATGTCATAAAAGAGTTCTTCTCCTCGTTCACGATTATACCAGATCTCATCACGTTCGAAACCACGTTCCTCAATATCTTTATACGTAATAAAAAATCGGATTGTTGACTCGTTTACGCGTTCAATCTCCATTCTCGCTCCCCCTCCTAACGGATAATGGTTGTTCAACTCAAGAAGTGAGCAGATCCTCTATCTCTATTGTATGATAGATAC includes:
- the mecA gene encoding adaptor protein MecA encodes the protein MEIERVNESTIRFFITYKDIEERGFERDEIWYNRERGEELFYDMMNEASDRDDFELDGPLWIQVHAHDKGLEILVTRGQISDGNMKLEIPVKEDDLEDKDVDLDEINKQVDSQYDQLEIIIGFRELEDVISLSHSVQPDHVPNSLYHYEGRYFLHIHFSNDHYTEDEQDNLLSRMLEYGYESELTIYRLKEYGKEIAVDNALDVMKTAF